The following proteins are encoded in a genomic region of Dietzia sp. ANT_WB102:
- a CDS encoding alpha/beta hydrolase produces MRETVIPVPGTSGLQATLHHADQPRALLLLVHGFAEHSGRYGRTIRFLTDRGISVATYDLRGHGTAPGPRARVSMETHIGDNLAVRDAVAEWCRSDEGGGAESLPRLLMGHSMGGLIAGESALRRPWDLKGLILSSPGLVVGEQTPAPLRAAAPVIARLLPFLPVEKLDPREISRVPEYVENYTSDPLVHHKGVPALSAGTMLAGGLRLIERSRGLRLPTLVLNGSADTITSPKGARRFAQIAGSDHDPRPEITYREFEGGRHELFNDLCADDAYAALGEWLDARLG; encoded by the coding sequence ATGCGCGAGACCGTAATCCCCGTCCCCGGCACCTCCGGCCTGCAGGCGACCCTGCACCATGCAGACCAGCCCCGGGCGTTGCTGCTATTGGTGCACGGTTTCGCGGAACACTCCGGCCGGTACGGGCGGACCATCCGGTTCCTCACGGACCGAGGGATCAGCGTGGCCACCTACGATTTGCGTGGCCATGGCACGGCTCCCGGACCGCGCGCCAGGGTGTCGATGGAGACTCACATCGGCGATAATCTCGCGGTTCGCGACGCGGTGGCGGAATGGTGCCGCTCGGACGAGGGCGGCGGGGCCGAGTCCCTTCCCCGTCTGCTGATGGGGCATTCGATGGGCGGACTCATCGCCGGCGAATCGGCACTCCGGCGACCGTGGGATCTCAAGGGCCTCATCCTCTCCTCACCCGGGCTCGTTGTGGGCGAGCAGACCCCGGCACCACTGCGCGCGGCGGCGCCCGTGATCGCCCGCCTCCTTCCGTTCCTACCGGTGGAGAAACTCGATCCGCGCGAGATCTCCCGGGTGCCCGAGTACGTGGAGAACTACACCTCCGACCCGCTGGTCCACCACAAGGGCGTGCCAGCGCTGTCCGCAGGGACAATGCTCGCGGGTGGGCTCCGGCTCATCGAGCGCTCTCGCGGGCTGCGGCTGCCGACACTGGTCCTCAATGGTTCCGCCGACACCATCACCTCACCAAAGGGGGCGCGACGCTTCGCGCAAATCGCCGGCTCGGACCATGATCCGCGTCCGGAGATCACCTACCGGGAGTTCGAGGGTGGCCGCCACGAACTGTTCAATGACCTGTGCGCCGATGACGCGTACGCGGCGTTGGGGGAGTGGCTCGACGCCCGACTGGGCTGA